Part of the Hevea brasiliensis isolate MT/VB/25A 57/8 chromosome 16, ASM3005281v1, whole genome shotgun sequence genome is shown below.
CTCTGTTTTTGATGTGAAGCAAAGTTTCTGTCTGTTATAGCTCGTAGATTCAATTTTATGATGGTTGTGAAATCATTTGGTTTCTTGATTGACTGGCTTATGGTTACCTGGAATGGGGTACGCAGCGGATCGCGGTAAGGAAACGGGAACGTAATACGCCCCTTTAGTTAATTTGTGGGTATTTTAGACGTAGGCTTAATCGGCTTAATCAGTTCATTTTTTTCGAGACGCCGtgcgtttgaataatattttaggtTTATTGAGGGTAAAATAATAATCTTTTTAAACTTTTTGGCATTGCCAATTTTTTATCACGTGcaattttttatttagttttgttaattttaaaaattttatagctATCATAATAttgaaataatataaaaaaattattaaatattaaatcaaaatagaaaaaaaaatcaagctttaaatatAATTGCATTCCataatacaaaatataatttcAAATGCAACATATATTAAGACACTAAATCGTAATTGAAATTTAGAAAAGTTCATAAATCAATAATgtagtaaaaaaagaaaaaaaaagaggctACTTTGAATCGATTTcaatttttcctttgctttttctttttgcttttgGTGTAGctatcttcatcttcttcaatagTCTTTGTGACGTCAAAATCACCTAACAATCTACATTTCATATTCTCCAGTTTTATAGTTGAATCCTCCAAATATGAAATTTCTGGATTCATATCCCATCTTTTATGAGGTCCTGTTACATAATTCTCAAAGAAGCAAGATTGAAGGTGAATGATAGAGTGAATAAATACTAATTTGTCCGCATTTCTCTTAACACTATGAATATAAAAATATGTACTCCAATTCCTTTCAATTGAAAAGCTACTAATTGATTGAGATAATACATTTTCTGCTGCCTCTGCTAGTTTTGGAGTTTCAGACCCACACGTTGACCACAAATCAATTAAATTCATTATTACAACATCGATTTGAGCTGCCAGCATGCTGTAGATCACTTTTTTTCATATGAAAAATTACAAATTGTTCACGTAAAAGCTTTTGTTCTACCCATTTTTTGCTATCCTTCCAAAAGCACCCATAACACCTAAAACAACTTCTTTATCAAGATTTGGAGCCCTTTTACATGTTTCTAAGTAGTGATGATTATAAAATCTGGATGTGAGAGCAAAACCAAGACAATGCATTGGAATATTCATCTTCCCCCACCTTTCTGATATAACAGCTTCCATTTGTTCATAGCTATCTTTATATTTGTTATTTGTCATTATATCCTTTAATTCTTCAAGTAtgctatttattttttcataaatctCTCCTAGCTTGGGGGCTACTGGTTGATATCAACTATTTCAAGAACCCAGTAAATGTACTTCGATTTGCACCTTATTTTGCTCTTCTTATTTCTCTACAAGCAAAATCTAATATGGTCGTAAAGTGAACTTTGTCATTTTCAAACTCAAGTCTGCGGGTTAAATTTTAAGGATATAATAGTTAGGTTGCATCAGGAATAGtcagaaattgaagaaaaaaggCATTCCTATCTCAAATTTATGGGtagaaaaatgaggaaaaagaaaaaaggagcACACTTTGTGGTTGTCTTTTACTTCATATTCCTGGAATATAATCTAAAAGGAATAATCAAGCAGAGCACTTGCTTTCAAGTTGTAATTCCAAGCTTCAGGCGTTGTGATAGGCCACGAGGGCTCAAATTGTTGCAATTTCCAGTATTAATTATTGAAGTGAGCTTTGATATCTGAGGTTCACTTGATTCTTGCTTCCTATTGTATTGGAGATTATACATGGATTAGAAACACAGGAAATGGACTTGGCAAAACAAGATAAATTAGCTTCAGTTCATTTATATTTACTTCGATTTATTACTTTTTACTAAAATACAGCGAGTAAGAATTCTTGGACCTTTTTTTTGGTATTTTGACGCTTCAAATCACTAGGAAACTTAAATTTATGGATAGCATGAGTTTTCCAGTTGTTGACTGTTTATTCTATTAATGCTTTCTTCTTGTGAATGACCTTTTTGGTTTTCCTGTGGATAGATCAGGTGCAATGTCTTGGTTGTTTTTCAATGAACATAAATCCAATGTGTTTAAGGGTTTCAAATGGATTTAGAGTAAGAGCCAAAGCTGCTTCAAATGCCAATTTGAAGGCAATTGAAATTCCTAGCCAATGGTACAATCTCATTTCAGATCTTCCCGTGAAACCTCCTCCCCCACTGCATCCTAAAACTTTTGAACCTGTCAAACCTGAGGATTTAGCTCCTCTCTTTCCAGATGAGTTGATTAAGCAGGAAGCAACCGTTGAAAAATTCATAGATATCCCAGAAGAAGTTCTTGACATTTACAGGCTTTGGCGCCCAACTCCATTAATTAGGTTTGATATTATATTATCTTATATGTTATGTAAAATATGCTTTTCTATTTTAAGTTTTTTGTTCCTTGTTCTATCATATAAGCATCTTATGTAGTTTTAGTTGAATTTAGGGCCAAGAGGTTGGAGAAACTTCTCGATACACCAgccaaaatttattataaatatgaaGGTGTAAGCCCAGCTGGATCACACAAGCCTAACACTGCAGTCCCGCAAGTCTTTTATAATGCACAACAAGGCGTCAAGAATGTTGTGACAGAAACAGGTGCTGGCCAATGGGGAAGTTCGCTGGCTTTTGCATGCAGCTTATTTGGTCTTGACTGTGAGGTAGGAAACACAACCGAAGTTAATCATTAGTCTCAATGCATAGATCCCTGCATGAAATCAGGTGGAATCCTATTTTGGTGTACTGAATAGTTCAATGGCTCATAGTGAGATAATATGATGCTTTTGTGAGCTATCTTTAACTACTACAGATAAGTAATGTTTGTAAGCTAAGATTGAACCTATTGCAGGCATAATTAGATATTTCTCATCTGTCATGtaaattatatgattaaaattaaatctcaCCCTTGCTGATTTGCTGCATAGTGGTGCCACTGCCAATTAGTTTGGTCTAGGGTCCTTATGCTGAATTTAATTAGTACTTATTTCCAATATGCCTAACCCAAGTTCCATGATTTCTGATTTTGTATCTTTGTACAGGTGTGGCAGGTTCGAGCTTCTTATGATCAGAAACCATATCGTAGATTGATGATGGAAACTTGGGGTGCAAAAGTACATCCATCTCCTTCAAGCCTTACTGACGCAGGTAGAGAAATCCTTCAGAAGGATCCTTCAAGCCCAGGAAGTTTAGGAATAGCTATTTCAGAAGCTGTGGAGGTTGCAGCAACAAATGCTGATACCAAGTATTGCCTGGGCAGTGTACTTAATCATGTTTTGTTGCACCAGACCATTATAGGCGAGGAGTGCCTAAAGCAAATGGAAGCCATAGGTGAAACCCCTGATTTGATCATAGGTTGTACTGGTGGTGGGTCCAACTTTGCAGGGCTGAGTTTCCCCTTCATTAGAGAGAAGCTCAGTGGGAAAATCAACCCTGTCATAAGAGCAGTTGAACCTACAGCATGCCCTTCGCTAACAAAGGGTGTTTATGCGTATGATTATGGTGATACAGCAGGGATGACTCCATTAATGAAGATGCATACACTAGGGCATGACTTCATTCCTGACCCTATTCATGCTGGTATGCAGTGTTGCTATTGAGAATTCAGTCATGTTCAAATTTTCCCCTTCTTTTTCAATAATACATTCTCTGTTCTATAGGGGGCTTGCGATACCATGGTATGGCACCATTGATTTCACATGTCCATGAATTGGGTTTCATGGAAGCAATTGCAATTCCTCAGACTGAGTGCTTTCAAGGTAACTATCTTCCTCTTTCTGGACTTGAACAAATGAGTTTAATTTTATATTGGTAGCAAAGTGATTTCTGAACTGCGAATTTCACAACTGGGTGTGACTGAGAAAGTGAGGATTCAAGCATAAGTAGGGATTCAAGCATAAGTAGTCTTGTTATGATATTTGACTGTCTGAACAAACAAGTttagataataattttattttattgcagGTGCCTTACAATTTGCTAGATCTGAAGGGATAATACCTGCACCAGAGCCAACTCATGCAATTGCTGCCACCATCAGGGAGGCTATCCATTGTAGAGAAACTGGAGAAGCAAAGGTTATTCTCATGGCAATGTGTGGACATGGCCATTTTGACCTAACGTCTTACGAAAAGTATTTGCGAGGAAATATGGTGGACTTGTCATTTgcagaagagaaaatacaagcaTCATTAGCCAGAGTTCCTCAGGTAGCATGAAGTGAAGCAAACATGAAAGATGCTACGTAAAATGAACTTTGAAATGAAAAAGAATTAGAAGGTGACAAAGTTTCATAACCGTGATGCCTGTTTAGCATTAAGAATAATATTCAGAATAACGTGATGCTAAGAAATGTTTTACGACTTTGcacttggtttttcaatttttttagagCTAAAATTTGCGATTCTGTTGGACAAGTTCTTGGTGATAATGACCCAGGATCCCTTTTACTTGTAACATTATGTTATATGTATTTAGTTAAGCATAGAATTGCAAATGTTACACTTTTGAATAAAGATATTACTATTCTAAAAAAAGATATTACTAATCACTCTGACAACACAATTTGCTTAACAGGTAAGCTCAATTTGCTTAACAGGTAAAAGGGCAGCTAGTTATTCCCTGTGACAACACAATTTGCTTTACATGTTATAATAAAGATATTACTAATCACAAATCAAAGGATAAAAATTATCTTCcttcaaaattatgaatgaaACAAAACATGAAAGGTTTATGAATGAAACAAAACAagaaagatacaattgcaagctCGCTGTGACAAATAGGATTCTGCACCAGACCATTTATGAGATCCAAGCAATGAGAGAAGGATCACATAAATACTTTGGATTGGTTTAGATCAAAAAGCCTTAAAAATTTCAATGATGTAAAAATCATCATCAGATACTGACTTTGTTATTTGTTCAGTTTCAAAATGTGCCTTACCAGGAAAACCCTTTGTCCAACCATTGTTCCTGTAAAAGCATCTCATGCATTTAGTTTAAGAAATGCCTTTATGACGCCCATCATTTCTCCTCCAGGAAACCGTCCAAGACATCCCCTTGCTGCTGCTATCTCGCTAAATTCACAAACTGAATCACCACTGAAAGATTTAAGCTGTTTGCTAATTCTATCCTTTTCCATCTTATCTTCATCTAGGTCTTCACCGGCCTTATTGATTGGAAGAGGAAATGGTTGAAGGGAAGTTGCCACAACAATGGGCTCTCCACCCATGGCACCCACAAAGTCTTTTAACCGGCAGATGGCAAATGGAACTGGTTCGAAACTATGGTCTCCATATTCAACAGGAGTAGAGTGATCTCCAGTGACACAAAGGAAATACTGGAACTTTTCAGTTGATTCTGCCTGCCAAAGAAGTTTGGCCAGCTGGCCTAAAGCTTGATCTACTGCTTCCAGTGCCTTAACTTTGAAAAGGCTCGCCTTATCATGACCTGCATCATCTATTGCCTGAAATACAAAAGTCAAGGAAATCGATTGTCATAATGGCAAAGAAAACTTCAACTTAGGCCTTATGTACTGAAGTGTTCAAACAAATTTTAGCCAGGGTCAGAAAAGGTAAAAGGAAAGGACAAAAAATAGCCAAGaaaaaaaagaatttgaaaatttaaataattcttACCGAAAAGCTTAGTAAGATTTTTTGTCAACCAACATGCTGAAGATGTCTTCAACCCACGTTGTCAAAGTTTAACAAGTTGATGataaaagaagataaagaaaGAAATTAAGAAGTCATTCCAGGGGCCTTAAATGCAAGCTGGCTCTTCTAGTATTTTGTTTGTTTACCataataactatgaaaaaaactttgttaaaaagaaaataaagatgaaAGGGGACAAATTAAAAAGTCGTTTTTTATAGAAAGCGCCATTTTGGAGTGAAGCTTGCTTGTAACTACAAAGATAAAGGTCTATCAATATTCAATACTCATTTATTAACACCTTAATGTGGAGAAACCCAAAGTCGTAACCATCTGATTTGCCTGGCTTATGCTCATCCTCTCCAGGTACAAAAACATTGGGAGAAGACTGCAAAGGAGCAGAGAGTGCCTTAGCTATGGCAGTCGCTTTGGAAGTCAAAAGTGTTCGATAATCTCCAGTTGCCCCTGGAGCTTCTAGAATGTCAATATCAAGTGATAGGCCCAAGCCAGCTATGATTTTAGTAGGAGCTACCATGCATGGCCATAACCCATGTTTCTTTTCAAATGATGGAACCTGTACAACAATTAGAAACTCTTTCAATGATGCAAATTACTTCAATTTTCAAGCATAGAAATATATACAAATTAGCTTGTCCAATACTGTGAAACACTTACATTGAGAATCTTATGTGTTTTCCTTCTTTTTATCCCTAGAATCTCATGATTGGCAAGAACTCTCACAATATATTGCAAACTTGCATCGTTAATTATTTGCATATCAGAATTAACAAATTTGAGAAATTAGCAATAGCCTAGTGcatctttcaaaaaaaaaaaaaaagcctagtGCATCTCACTGCTAAGATTGTCCCTAATGTTCAGAGCTACTAGTCAATGTAACTACCGTAAAAATTTTGTCAAATGCAAAAATTGTAACACAAACAGTAATATGTTCAAAACACAAAAGACAAACAAGCTAATCTCAGAACTTCATggtcacatttttcattttggatTCATTATCATGCAgttttatcattatttttttataataatcatCATGCACTTTAAAAGTTCTAATAATGGGTCAAAAATCAAGACTATATTAAAGCCcaagaaaataaattaggatTGGTGGTTGATACAACCATTTCCCCCTCACAAAAGAAAGAGAAAGTACAActaataaatcaaaataattttggAAAGCAAGATCAAGGTATACTCCAAGTGAAAGTATGAAATTTTCTTTCAACAAGCATATCTGTTGCTTTCCCAGGAAACAGAAAAAAAATGACATGTTGATGATGGACATAAGAAAAACACCTCAATTCGAATACCACATCCGCGTAAAAGGACAACATTGGCAATGTTCTTCCCTTCTGCCGCCCGTTTTGCATTCAATGGGTGAGAGACTAGAATTCGTGATATCTCCCTGGACAATTCATTGACAACTGCAGCTGTATGCTTTGCTTCATCAGTATCATCTAAGGCTTCAGCTTGCAGAAGTAAGCGGTTATCTTTTAATGGGTCTGTTCCTGATATATTCCCACTCAATCTTGGTCCTTTCACAACCACTCCACATCTATGTTCTGTTGCATACCTGTAGGGAGTGATTTctcattatttttttctttcttatgtTTGAAATAAGAAGCCTTCCACTTGAATCAAAGGAAAAGAATTCCCATTATTGACTTCAAAAACAAATGTTTCCCATTATTGATTTCGAAGAATTTACACAAATTTTCATTCTTGAAACCATAGATACTCTGGGCTTACTTCCAAAACTTTCTCAGTCAGGCAATCATTTTTGTCCTTTTTTTTCACTTCCCATTTCTTTTGGCTTATTAAGTTATGATCCATGACCCACACCATACATTGCCTTACATGAACCAATTATCCCTAGCTCACCCATCATTTTGCTCCAGGAAGGATCCACAGAGAAAGTGGCAACTTCAAAGTTCCAAAGAAATGTTTAACAAAAAGATGCAGAGTATGCATATTTCTAGATCAATCAAGAAGCAAGGATAGCACAATTAAAATATCTGCACACCTGACTCTGACTTCATATTCAGGGTAGGATGGCAACTTCATTCTATCAAGAGCAGCACAGAGAATTGGCCCTTCTTCTTCGAAGTGCCTGTCAGCCCTTCTGCTGGTGACTATTCCAGTTTTCTCATCAAATGTTGCAAAATTTGACTACAGATCAAACACAGTAATGGGCATTAAATGAGAAGATCAACagtaaaaaaaaagatttttggAAATTCTTAAATTTCTTCTGCAATAAATATAACCAGAAACATGAAACATTAATAGAAGTAGCCATGGCCGAAAAAAGTTTTTCATGCATAGTCATGGCCAAAAAAAGTTTTTCATGCATAGTCACCTTGAATGCAATATCACCAGGTGACATGGCCAATCCAGCACCCATTGACTCAAATGCACCTCGACCCTTATAATATACTCGTGGGTCATAACCCAATAATGAAAGGTGAGCAGTATCACTTCCACAAGCCAAACCTACTTCAACAGGGTCCATAAGGCCATTAACTCCTGCAGATGCAATAgcatccaggtttggaacattggctGTTTGCAGAGGGGTCTTGTATCCAAACCTTGGCAAGGATACATCACCCAAACCATCAATCAGCACTAATGCCACTCTCCTCCTTGGTTGTTTGGGACTTCCCATGCTTCTATACCTTTGTTAtccaaaatgaaaaagaaatggaaatgttaAGAATAGGCTAGCTCACAGCAATGATTTTACCAGCGGACTCAAACGAAAAACCCACAATAAGccaaggaaaaaagaaaagaaattaaatgctgTAACAAAATAGTTCTTTTGATAATCAAGAGATTTTCAATTCACGGTTCTTGAATTAGACAATTAAAGGTAGAAATGGCACAAAATCGATGATTAAACTGCAGAAATTGAAATTAGAAACTCAAGGCAGCAACTTTGATGAGTAATTGAGTCAACATAAATAGGGGTGAACACACAGCAGTATGCCAATTAtctttcaaaaataaataaataaataaaaaagcaaGCATAAACTTCGATTCTTATCAATTTAAAGAATCAGAAAATGGGTATCGTCTTTTTGTCAAGAAATCGACTTCTTCAAATGGAAAGCGAAAAATCTGAATGAGTTTCTCTAACTATAGCTAAAACGTATTTATAAACAACAAAAAGCTTCAAAAGCAATGAATGATGGACCAAGATAGGAAACATCAACAAACTATAACGAAACGATTACGCAATGCTAATGAGAAAGAATTATAATAAATCAAAGACCGTAATTTGACgacaaagaaaatgaaatattcaaacattaACAAGTGCACGTAAATAGAAATTAGATAAGACAAAACAAGCACTGATCAATGGCTGCTTAATTAAGAAACTCTCACCTCTAAAACAGCTTCACTGTCAATTTAATTCAGTCCTTTTAGGAAGCAGAATAAGAAAAGAAAGCTCTAATTTGCCTTCTGTGATTTGGATTTGGATGGCCCAACGAGCAGAGAAATCTTTATAAGCTCAGTGTCACTTGTGTTGGGCATCGAAGGGCTAAAAGAAAAAGAGGCCCAGTGTTCCAGgagataaattatttaataaaattaaaaatatatgggTAAATATTTACGTGGCTTTTTTtagataattaatttaatttatactttaataaatgtgaatttattatattaattctcATTGCCAGAGAAAAATCTCAGTATAGAATCTGATTATATAAATTTCATCTTATTGGATATTACTTTCAAATTATTATTGATTAAGTCGtgttaattaaatttgaaataaaaataaacattgatctaatttaaaaaaaaattcaaatattaatttttttaattttaatttactttttttaaaaaataaatttaaatttctttatttgcctaaaaaaattaaaaaaaaattatttttaaggacGAAACTAAAAATTAACCTTTAAagtcaaaaataaatattaaaaagaacttaaataaaattttgtaaaaaatataagcattaaaataaaaaatataaaatgtaaagaTCAAAGTTAAATAATACAAAACTATGAATAAAATTTACACAAAAATAGAAATATTGAaggaataaataattattttgtaaacaTATTAAATATTATAGATTTATAAATtgcttttttaaaaaaagaatacATTAAAATTaagagtaaaattttaaaaataaaatacattaaattgttttttttttggaTCATGACTCTTTTAAGTCTTatataattctaaaatttttatttgatgaagTTTATGTGAAattcattataattaataattataataaaatttattatataatttttagtaatttggtCTGGTTGtctttctcaattaatttatttattattatataatttattaaacttTCATTAAATAAGAAATATCAAATTTAGTTTctcaaaaacaaaaaaaaaaaaattattaatgggGCAGGGGACCCAACCATGGgcaggaaaagaaaataaagcgGTTAGACTTGTCCATATTGTGCGCCATATGTTCTGTGGGTCGTTACTGTTTACTACCATTACTAGCACTTTATCGATTGCTTAGTAGAACCAAAATCCATGCTCTTTATTTACTTTCTTTCCATAGATTTCTCCATACACACTCAAGCAACCTGATCCTTTCCACTCTACACGCAAAAGCCATAAAATTAAAGAACGACCAAAGCAGAAATGAAGGCTGTCATGTCACGCTTGCAGCTGCATTCAAAGGCCTCATTTCCCAGGCTCTGGTGAGTGCTCGTGACAACCCCATGACCTGTTTTTGATTTTGACAAGATTACTTTCCTTTTTGGTTTAATTTGTACTGTACAGTTGTGTTCTTATCTGGGTTTGTGATTGACTAGATTAATTTACATGAATAATCTATGATTGGCATGTAAAAATACGATATTTGGGTAGTTTTCATCAGATGGGTTTTCTGGCATTGATGAAAAGAATGATCTTGGCACTCGAATTTGAGGAATTACCATTTGCAGCCAGCTGTGGTGATATGTTAGATTAGTTTTTGTTTAATGTCTATGCTTTCCTTTTGCATTTTGCCTGAGGTAGACGgtgggaaaaaaaaaaacccagGGGATCCTGGATTGGCCTTGTGAGCGATTTGATGAATTCGAATTTTCTGAGCATCAATAGAATGCATTATTTACATGCCTTAGGATGGATGGGATTTGTTTTTAAGAAAATTCTAAATGCTTTGTTGGGATGTTCAAATACAAAAGTTGCATGTAGGTTTCTTTGTCTAGGAAAAGTTGCCTATAGTTTGTTTAAAGCTTGGTTAGGATGTAGTGTTGTGAGACGGTAGACGGTAGGTAGTTCTGAACAAGCAATAGCTaaattgactgttgaatttttaaGAGATTTGAACAGTAGCATAAAATAGAGGAGAAGAACAAAAATTA
Proteins encoded:
- the LOC110671584 gene encoding uncharacterized protein LOC110671584 isoform X2, producing MGYAADRDQVQCLGCFSMNINPMCLRVSNGFRVRAKAASNANLKAIEIPSQWYNLISDLPVKPPPPLHPKTFEPVKPEDLAPLFPDELIKQEATVEKFIDIPEEVLDIYRLWRPTPLIRAKRLEKLLDTPAKIYYKYEGVSPAGSHKPNTAVPQVFYNAQQGVKNVVTETGAGQWGSSLAFACSLFGLDCEVWQVRASYDQKPYRRLMMETWGAKVHPSPSSLTDAGREILQKDPSSPGSLGIAISEAVEVAATNADTKYCLGSVLNHVLLHQTIIGEECLKQMEAIGETPDLIIGCTGGGSNFAGLSFPFIREKLSGKINPVIRAVEPTACPSLTKGVYAYDYGDTAGMTPLMKMHTLGHDFIPDPIHAGGLRYHGMAPLISHVHELGFMEAIAIPQTECFQGALQFARSEGIIPAPEPTHAIAATIREAIHCRETGEAKVILMAMCGHGHFDLTSYEKYLRGNMVDLSFAEEKIQASLARVPQVA
- the LOC110671584 gene encoding uncharacterized protein LOC110671584 isoform X1 codes for the protein MVALSPSSANPFPVSSPSSICIRDQVQCLGCFSMNINPMCLRVSNGFRVRAKAASNANLKAIEIPSQWYNLISDLPVKPPPPLHPKTFEPVKPEDLAPLFPDELIKQEATVEKFIDIPEEVLDIYRLWRPTPLIRAKRLEKLLDTPAKIYYKYEGVSPAGSHKPNTAVPQVFYNAQQGVKNVVTETGAGQWGSSLAFACSLFGLDCEVWQVRASYDQKPYRRLMMETWGAKVHPSPSSLTDAGREILQKDPSSPGSLGIAISEAVEVAATNADTKYCLGSVLNHVLLHQTIIGEECLKQMEAIGETPDLIIGCTGGGSNFAGLSFPFIREKLSGKINPVIRAVEPTACPSLTKGVYAYDYGDTAGMTPLMKMHTLGHDFIPDPIHAGGLRYHGMAPLISHVHELGFMEAIAIPQTECFQGALQFARSEGIIPAPEPTHAIAATIREAIHCRETGEAKVILMAMCGHGHFDLTSYEKYLRGNMVDLSFAEEKIQASLARVPQVA
- the LOC110671585 gene encoding uncharacterized protein LOC110671585, whose translation is MGSPKQPRRRVALVLIDGLGDVSLPRFGYKTPLQTANVPNLDAIASAGVNGLMDPVEVGLACGSDTAHLSLLGYDPRVYYKGRGAFESMGAGLAMSPGDIAFKSNFATFDEKTGIVTSRRADRHFEEEGPILCAALDRMKLPSYPEYEVRVRYATEHRCGVVVKGPRLSGNISGTDPLKDNRLLLQAEALDDTDEAKHTAAVVNELSREISRILVSHPLNAKRAAEGKNIANVVLLRGCGIRIEVPSFEKKHGLWPCMVAPTKIIAGLGLSLDIDILEAPGATGDYRTLLTSKATAIAKALSAPLQSSPNVFVPGEDEHKPGKSDGYDFGFLHIKAIDDAGHDKASLFKVKALEAVDQALGQLAKLLWQAESTEKFQYFLCVTGDHSTPVEYGDHSFEPVPFAICRLKDFVGAMGGEPIVVATSLQPFPLPINKAGEDLDEDKMEKDRISKQLKSFSGDSVCEFSEIAAARGCLGRFPGGEMMGVIKAFLKLNA